The bacterium genome segment GAAAAAATAAAACAATCCGAAGAGAATTACAGAACGCTATTCCAGGCAGCAGGTTCAGGGCTTGCAATAATTGACGAAGACCAGATGTTTAAACTTGTAAATCATGCATTTGAAGAGGTAAGCGGATATTCACAAAAGGAGCTTGTAAAAGAGCATGCTCTAACAACGTTTCTTTCAGGCAAGAATTTTACAAGGAAAAAGATAAAATCTCTTCTTGTTGAGCCTCCTCAGGATTTTGAAGCTGATTTTATCGATAAAGATGGTAGTGTAAAGCAGGTGCATATAACAACTACCCGTCTGCCGAATGAAGATAATATTCTGATTTCAGTAATTAATGTTTCAAGACAGAGAGAACTTGAGCGCAGGCTTTTTAAAAGTGAAGAACTTGCAGCAATAGGTGAGCTTTCTGCTGGAATCGCCCATGAAATAAGAAATCCCTTAATTGCGATTAAAACATCTGTAAAACTTCTAAAAGATGAGCCTCAGCTTTCGGAAGAAGGCCATCAGCTTCTTGATATTCTGAAAGAGGAATCTGATCATCTTGCAGCTATTGTAGATGACTTTCTTAAATTTGCCAGGCCTAAAAAACCTGCAATTGAAAATAATGATATAAATCAGCTGTTAAAAGACACGGTAAGGCGATGTCGTGAAATAACCAAAATTCAAGTGGAATGGCAGGAGGATTATAACGATAAGATTCCTCCTGTTCCGTGTGACAGGCATCAGGTTCAGCAGGTTATTACTAATCTTATTAACAATGGCCTTGACGCAATGAAGAGCGGCGGAACATTACAGATAAAAACAAATTTCCGGAAGCGTAAGAGTAACAGCGTAGCTATTGTATCAATACACGACACAGGTAAAGGAATTCCTGAGGATGAAATAGAGAAGATATTCCAGCCGTTTTTTTCAACAAAAGAATCCGGAACCGGGATGGGACTTGCTATTTGCCAAAGGATTGTCGATGCACATAACGGCGAAATAATTGTTGAAAGCAAAGAGAGAGGCGGGACCGAATTCTCAATCATCCTTCCTCTGGATTTAAAGGGTTAAAACCTATTTTAAAGGGGTTGAATGATGACAGATATTCTTTTGGTTGATGATGAAAAATCAATTCGGACTACACTCTCACTTTTTTTAGAGAGGCAGGGATATAATGTTGATACCATGCCTGACGGAGTTAGTGCCATTGAAAAACTGAAAGTTGATTTTTATGATCTTGTCATTACCGATCTCAAGATGAGAGATGTAGACGGGCTGCAGGTACTGCGTGAAGCAAAGGCTCTTAATCCCCTTACAGAAGTAATTGTACTTACCGGATTTGGTACTGTTGAAAGCGGAGTGGAAGCTATAAAATTGGGAGCATATGATTACATACAGAAACCGGTTGACATGGATGAATTTTTGCTTTTAATAGAGAAGGCTCTGGAAAGAAAAGATCTTAAATTAAAAGTAGAGCAGCTTCAGACAGAATTAAAGGAGAAATACCGGTTTGAAAATATAGTAGGGAAATCCAAAGAAATGATGGATGTGTTCTCTCTCGTTTTTAAAGTTGCACCTACTGACAGCACAGTTTTAATTACAGGCGAGAGCGGGACAGGCAAGGAGCTGATAGCCCGTGCCATGCATGAGAACAGCCGAAGGAAAAATCGTACATTTGTTACTATAAATTGTGGAGCCCTTCCTGAAAACATTCAGGAGAGCGAACTTTTCGGGCATGTAAGAGGTGCTTTTACAGGTGCAATTAAAGATAAAAGAGGGCTTTTCCAGGAGGCAAACGGAGGAACACTCTTTCTCGACGAAGTCGGAGAGATGAGCCTTGCAACTCAGGTAAAAGTCTTACGGTTTTTGCAGAATGGAGAAATCCGTAAAGTAGGGGATAACGAACCGGTTTATGTTGACGTTCGGCTGATTGCTGCAACGAATCAGAATCTTGAAGAGGCAATAGAAAAAGGTACTTTCCGTGAAGATTTGTATTACAGGCTGAATGTAATCCCTATTAAAATGCCTTCTTTAAAACAGAGGAGAGATGATATTCCTCTGCTTATCAGTTATTTTGTTGATAAGTACAGGGACAGAACAGGCAAAAAAGTACATTCCATATCGCCTGAAGCGGAGAAGATCCTGACAGGGTATAACTGGCCGGGAAATGTAAGAGAGCTGGAAAATATTATAGAAAGAGCTGTAATTCTTACAAATAAAAATACAATAATGGCTGAGGACCTTCCTGTTTCAATTAGAAATACTGCAGCTGAGAATTCTGATTTAATGGGTAATATCGCGGAAATTCCTCTTGAAGAACTTGAGAAACAGCAGATTCTGAATATATTGAATAAGTATTCGTGGAATCAGAAAAAAGCATCTGAGATACTGGGAATCTCTACAACAACTCTGTGGCGTAAATTAAAATCTTACGGGATAGAGCCTAAAAAAAATAGCTAACCCTCACAAAAGGAAATTAAATTAATACAATTTAATTGAACCTATCTATTTCATTTTGAGATAGAGATGTTGCAATTTGAATAATTATCTTTAAAATACCAAATTTACCTTTATACTGCAAGTTTAATAATAATAGGTTGTTACGTAAATAAATTTAATGGCATGATATTTGTCCTAATATCCAGTGTATTGCTGTGCGTTACAAAGGAGAAATGTATGTCAAGGGTCTTAATTGTTGATGATGAAAAGAATGTACTAAAAACACTCTCTATAGGTTTGAAACGCCACAAATACAATGTGACGTCTGCAAAGAGCGGCCCTGAAGCCTTGAAGATTATGGAAACTAATGCATTTGATTTTGTTGTTTCAGATATAAGAATGTCTCCGATGGATGGATATACACTTGCATCAAGGATTCGTGAAATTTATCCTGATGTAATCATAATACTTATGTCAGCTTACGGATTTAACGAAGAGCATCCTGTACATAGCAGCAGATTATCATATCCCAGAATAAGTAAACCTTTTGATGTGGAAGATCTTATCAATGTTTTGGAAACTGAAAAGAAGAGGGGAGGAAAGGCTGTTAAAAACAATTCAGCAAACAAAATGATTCTTCTGCTTGGAGAGTCCAAAGCAGAACAAAAGGTACGTCATTTATTGGAAGCAGAAGGATTTTCCGTAAGAGTTGCAGAAACCGGTACAAAATCAATGGATGTTCTTAAAAGCGGCAAATATGATGTCTGTTTAATAGATGGTAATTTTTTAGATACCGAAGGATGGAAGATTGTAAATATGGTTGACAGGTATTCACCTGATAAGCCTGTTGTACTTTTAACAAGGCACAAATATGACAGGAAGAAGATTAATTCTTCAGATGCAGGTATTACAGTACTTGACAGAAGGACGTTTCTATCTGAGAAAACATGGGCTGTTGAACAGCTTGACAAGATAATCAGACAAAATTAATTTATTTAAATATTAATATCGGCACGAAAAAAGCCGGCAGATTTGCCGGCTTTTTTGTCACTTTTCGGAAAATATTTATATATTGCTATTTTAATGATTCGGCTTTGTCAAATGCAGCTTTGCCTTCTGCTGTTTTACCTGCACGTACATAAGCAACGCCGAGATTATTCAATGCATTTACATTGTCGGGCTTTAGTTCTGTGGCTTTTTTAAGATATGTAATAGCATCTTCATAATTTTCTTTCTGGAGATATGCAGTGCCAACGCTCAGGTTTGCTGCAAAGTCATCGGGATTATTTGCAAGAAGTTTTTTAAAGTATGTAATTGCATCATCATATTTTTCCTGAAGATAATAAATGCGTGCCATATTAAAGATAAGATCAAGATCCTCAGGTGCAATTTTAAGAGCATTCTGATACATTTTAATTGCATTTTCAGGTTCGCCCTTAAGATCATAAGAGTATGCAATATCAAAAAGAGCATCTTTATAAGTCTGGGAATTGGGATCTGCTTTATCAACAACTTCCGTTAAGACTTTAATTGCTTTGTCATACTCCTTTTTACTGTAGTAGATATGTCCTATGAATTTTTTCAGTTCAAGATCTTCAGGCGCAACTTTAAGTCCGCCGTTGTAGATTTCAAGAGATTTATCATACTCTTTAAGTAAAGAATAACAGTAAGCAAGATTCTTGTAAGAATCAACTCTGTCAGGTAAAAGCTCTCTTGCAAGTTCAAAACTGGCAATGGCATCTTTGATTTTATCCTGTTTAATCTGGTTTACGCCGGTATTGAAAACTTTTATCCAGTAAACTTTTCTGTCGTGGTCAATATCAGCCTTGTGCATTGGAGATATCTCGAGGCATTTTGTAAATGCTTCGTTCATCTCTTTGAACTGTTCTTTTTTCCCATAGGCCAGGCCAAGAACATAGTACGCTTCCTGGTCATTAGGCATTGTTTTGATAGCCTGCTGAGCCTGTTCAATCGCTTTGTCGTAGTTTTCCTGCTGCATATAAACTTTAGCTGAGGTTACAGCTGTCTGCTGGCAGCCGGTTGCAAAAAATAGTGCTATCAGGGATGATACAATAACAAGCAATAATGTTCGTTTCATAGAAGAAATCCTCCTTAATACAAAAAATACGCTTAATTAAGAGTTGTTTAATTATCCCTAAATGTACAATAAATTGTATCTTGAATCAAGTATTTTTTGAAAATTAGAATAATTGTAAATTATCTCCAAAACACAATATCATGAAGGAAATAGAACAGGTAAAAATAAGCTTTTATTGATTATCGCGATTTTTTAACATCTTTTTTTTCACAAAAACTATTTACAGAGCATTTTGAACACCATGGGCTTATTGGCCTGCATAAAGCCTGGCCAAATGCAACAAAGATGTCATTAATAGGTATCCACCACTCAGGAGGGAGTTTTTCACGCAGAGCAAATTCAGTCTCTTTAGGTGATTTTGTTGTTACATATCCAGTTCTGTTGGATATTCTGTGAACATGGGTATCAACACAAATTCCGGGACTGTTAAATGCAAGAGTAATGACAAGGTTTGCTGTTTTTCTTCCGACACCGGGAAGGAGCAGTAGAGTATCAAGGGAATTCGGTACTTTACCGCTGTATTGATCAATCAATATTTTTGATATTTCCACAATATTTTTTGCTTTTCGTTTGTAGAAACCAACCGGATAAATGAGGTCCCTTATTTTTTTTTCACTAAGGGTTGATGTCTTTTGAGGAGTATCTGCCTCTTTAAAGAGCCTTCTTGAAGCTGAAGCTGTGACTTCATCTTTTGTCCTGAGGCTGAGGATAGTTGAAATCAGTACCTGAAAAGGATCTTTTGACCGCTGTGCAACAAGCGTAACTATTGGTACATCCCATTCTTTTGATTCTTTTTGTAAAATAGAAAGGACTTTAACAAAGGTTTTTGTATCCATTGTGCTCTCAGATATTAAATGCTTCGCTGTTTACAAGAAATTCCGGCCGTTTGCCTGACAGCCCGTCAAGAAGATTGGTTGCTGCCATGGTACCCATCTTTTCACGAGTTTCTACTGTTGCACTTCCTATATGGGGGAGAAGCAAAGCATTGGGCAATTCAAGAAGTTCCTTTTCCACCAGGGGCTCTTTTTCATATACATCAAGTCCGGCTCCTGCAATTTTGCCTGATTTTAATGCTTTAACAAGAGCTTTCTCATCAACAACCGGCCCTCTGCTTGTATTGATCAAAATTGCCGAATTCTTCATTTTCTCAAATTCTTTATCACTTATAAGATGTATTGTTTTTTCTGTCAATGGGACATGTATGGAAATAATGTCTGATTTTTTCAGCAGTGTCGTAAAATTAACTTTTTCTGCATTTGTTATAGTGTCAAGGGTTGAATTCTTGTGATTGCTTGTATAAAGGATTTTCATTGAGAAACCGCTTGCCCTTAGCCCTACTGCAGTGCCGATTCTTCCCGCACCTATTATGCCAAGTGTTTTTTTCGCAACAGGCATTCCGAGAAACAGGCTTGGGCTCCATCCATTAAATTTATTTTCCCGAG includes the following:
- a CDS encoding D-glycerate dehydrogenase, whose product is MGQKVFVTRDIPGDGIALLKKNGLQVDVFPHERPITKKELLEIIGDYNGLLCLLTDPVDKDILQKGKNLKIVSNYAVGYNNIDIETATLLNILVTNTPGVLTNATADLTWALILGSARQIIAADKFTRENKFNGWSPSLFLGMPVAKKTLGIIGAGRIGTAVGLRASGFSMKILYTSNHKNSTLDTITNAEKVNFTTLLKKSDIISIHVPLTEKTIHLISDKEFEKMKNSAILINTSRGPVVDEKALVKALKSGKIAGAGLDVYEKEPLVEKELLELPNALLLPHIGSATVETREKMGTMAATNLLDGLSGKRPEFLVNSEAFNI
- a CDS encoding sigma-54-dependent Fis family transcriptional regulator, translated to MTDILLVDDEKSIRTTLSLFLERQGYNVDTMPDGVSAIEKLKVDFYDLVITDLKMRDVDGLQVLREAKALNPLTEVIVLTGFGTVESGVEAIKLGAYDYIQKPVDMDEFLLLIEKALERKDLKLKVEQLQTELKEKYRFENIVGKSKEMMDVFSLVFKVAPTDSTVLITGESGTGKELIARAMHENSRRKNRTFVTINCGALPENIQESELFGHVRGAFTGAIKDKRGLFQEANGGTLFLDEVGEMSLATQVKVLRFLQNGEIRKVGDNEPVYVDVRLIAATNQNLEEAIEKGTFREDLYYRLNVIPIKMPSLKQRRDDIPLLISYFVDKYRDRTGKKVHSISPEAEKILTGYNWPGNVRELENIIERAVILTNKNTIMAEDLPVSIRNTAAENSDLMGNIAEIPLEELEKQQILNILNKYSWNQKKASEILGISTTTLWRKLKSYGIEPKKNS
- a CDS encoding endonuclease III, with the protein product MDTKTFVKVLSILQKESKEWDVPIVTLVAQRSKDPFQVLISTILSLRTKDEVTASASRRLFKEADTPQKTSTLSEKKIRDLIYPVGFYKRKAKNIVEISKILIDQYSGKVPNSLDTLLLLPGVGRKTANLVITLAFNSPGICVDTHVHRISNRTGYVTTKSPKETEFALREKLPPEWWIPINDIFVAFGQALCRPISPWCSKCSVNSFCEKKDVKKSR
- a CDS encoding response regulator, which gives rise to MSRVLIVDDEKNVLKTLSIGLKRHKYNVTSAKSGPEALKIMETNAFDFVVSDIRMSPMDGYTLASRIREIYPDVIIILMSAYGFNEEHPVHSSRLSYPRISKPFDVEDLINVLETEKKRGGKAVKNNSANKMILLLGESKAEQKVRHLLEAEGFSVRVAETGTKSMDVLKSGKYDVCLIDGNFLDTEGWKIVNMVDRYSPDKPVVLLTRHKYDRKKINSSDAGITVLDRRTFLSEKTWAVEQLDKIIRQN
- a CDS encoding tetratricopeptide repeat protein is translated as MKRTLLLVIVSSLIALFFATGCQQTAVTSAKVYMQQENYDKAIEQAQQAIKTMPNDQEAYYVLGLAYGKKEQFKEMNEAFTKCLEISPMHKADIDHDRKVYWIKVFNTGVNQIKQDKIKDAIASFELARELLPDRVDSYKNLAYCYSLLKEYDKSLEIYNGGLKVAPEDLELKKFIGHIYYSKKEYDKAIKVLTEVVDKADPNSQTYKDALFDIAYSYDLKGEPENAIKMYQNALKIAPEDLDLIFNMARIYYLQEKYDDAITYFKKLLANNPDDFAANLSVGTAYLQKENYEDAITYLKKATELKPDNVNALNNLGVAYVRAGKTAEGKAAFDKAESLK
- a CDS encoding GAF domain-containing protein; amino-acid sequence: MTDNGKGNEQEYIDRIKLYDWLFDLDRNVGSTLKPEVVTEKAVVWADKFCEEITGVVVHTLNSSDGLLYPQSQAGLGPDVASSGLIRKGEGLAGAVAETGAPLFIPIMSNDIHAESELVKKNEFTSYAGIPLVHNNKIMGVLSLYSQIPKAFSDFEQEILLKAGTIIGNAIESSYAYYKASDRARRLVAVSRAITVTRQLGPLENVLKDISKVLVQTLGFDKSWIGIIDNDMQELRGMGGFGRDMQKVNCFYSKIDKKSENPAIQTIVLEKPVICQFIDDITEKSCRKWLTEQNIQSLAFVPILNDEKAVGVVGVFNTSSIMLNDEDIKTLVSVAEQAAIALENSNLYEKIKQSEENYRTLFQAAGSGLAIIDEDQMFKLVNHAFEEVSGYSQKELVKEHALTTFLSGKNFTRKKIKSLLVEPPQDFEADFIDKDGSVKQVHITTTRLPNEDNILISVINVSRQRELERRLFKSEELAAIGELSAGIAHEIRNPLIAIKTSVKLLKDEPQLSEEGHQLLDILKEESDHLAAIVDDFLKFARPKKPAIENNDINQLLKDTVRRCREITKIQVEWQEDYNDKIPPVPCDRHQVQQVITNLINNGLDAMKSGGTLQIKTNFRKRKSNSVAIVSIHDTGKGIPEDEIEKIFQPFFSTKESGTGMGLAICQRIVDAHNGEIIVESKERGGTEFSIILPLDLKG